ttttttcaatattttccttttttattgcagtgaaaataaaaagtagccGTCAATAGTTAAATATGCATTTGCATAAGTGTAGgaacatattttattaattaacatctCTATGCGTTGTAATTTAGTTATCCTACGACGAGCAAACAAACAAAACAGTTTACAAAATTCCACAAAAACCGATAAGGTCGTTTGTGGAAAATAAAGGCATGAACAGCATAGCCTAAACACCATAGGTAAATATCCGGGCGAAatttatcataataatataacGAAACGTGACCCAGCACCTTCGAAATTACAACGCAAGCAATAATTCAATCAGGCCAAGCTTAACCGGCTCTCTCCATGTTTACCCAGCGCCCTTCTCCTGTGACATTATCCCGTGCTATCACTGTATCATATTAATTGAGATTCATGGATGTCAATAAGGTAAACGATATAAATCCATGCTCGACATTGTAATTTAGTAACAGATTTATATCTACGTTCCTTACGCATACGTaagccaaaaagaatagatagtatagaggggtcctgtcattgtaaattttgtagtcactgtaaatttactgccatctatcgacacacgactaaaactcaaaatgaaaacgtataaagttatcaaaaaatgtatatatatggataaatgattttattatttttatatcattttgatccctgttcattcactgatatctatgtgttaaaattgttaaatatgaaacggtgtcgtcacgccatctagccgaggataggctaaaggtgtgtgcgccatctattcgagaatgacttttgcttgaattccgaggcacgttttttccgtagactttattcgtcttatacgaagttacatatgtctttgcgtAAGCTAATTGTAAGTAACTAGGTTATAAATACTTATCTCAATATTTCAAGATGTGGTTTCACGTCTTAGCAAGACGTATCACCTAAATAAATTACCttgttattttttctttaataaacattatctACAATATATGGTACTTATTAaaaaactaacttatctataaaacgaaactaaattaaaactttgataaattaaataatgaactgtaattaattattacCTACAACCGTGTTACGACTACCTTACTGTAAATTTACTTAAAGAGGTTTCGTCAACGAAAGTTTATctaaaaaataaagatattgaaataaagaaagaaaatgGCCCTTTTCCGCGCGAGCGAGCCATATCACTTGTGTTGAAAAACAGAACAAATCCTATATAGTTCCGTTGAGCCGCTCGTATCGACTGGTTGTGCGATGGCGTCAGGGATAAAAACGCTCATTTGTTTCGTGGCCGTCACCCTCCTGCGCCCCGGCTCCTGCCGAGACGAAGATAGGATCATGAAAGGTGATTTTACCCCTTTTTTAACCGAAGCAATACCGCCGCTAAATCTCTGACAAAATGTTGAGTTTATCTCGAACAATGTCCAAGTCGGGACTATTACTGTAAGTCTAGGCTATCGCGGCACTCTGGGGAGCAGTAATGGACCTGCGGAAACGGCCGGGGAAAGAACAATGAAAGTCTAGTGTCCGCAACTTGATTTAGTGGCCATGGACACCTAATAATGTCTGTCGCGTAAAAAGATTGGAGAAATCGTACGTAAGTTAACCCTTAGCTTTAAGATTCAAGTCTCGGTAAAGAATCTTCggaatatatttttatggcTTTTAGTGGCTTTTGAGCAATGTTTGCTTCTTTTTAGTTAAGTATAAAGATGATTACCTTTATACTATTGCTGTAGCAACCAAACTGTTGTCCATGAAGATACTGGATATTACTGCCTATTacatacttatttaatatttacgaaaacaaagTATCGTACCTactaatatataattaataacgccgcgattcaggaaatgaattagagattaacttagatacgatatagtaaagatatgtgacgtcccacggtaaaggtaccttatggcggttggcgcttacgctattattaacgccgctccaatattattgcggcgccagccgccataaggtaccttttgccctggaacgtcacatatctttactatttcatatctagtgaatctctaattcatttctcgAATCGAGCTGTAAGCCCATACTTTTAAAAATCCCGAAAATGAATTCAAAGCTGTACCAACCCTTTgcatcataataaaaaaaataaaaaatccagtTGTTTTTGGCTCGTCTATACAGTAGTaagtatagaaaaaaaatacatattgatctatttttaatgaaaaaaccAAAAGCTCTATTTTTACTATCAAGTAGTAACCCCAAGTTATGTAAGAcgctcaaaaatatgttttcagatgtacttattacctacttaggtatACCTATAATATACTTATTACCTACTTTTAATGTAACCAAGCCAAACCTTATTTGCCCGTTTAGTATTTTGTCTCAGCGCCGCCATTCACCTAACTGCATTGCCTaacttaatatttaaatattacagCATGCTTTTGGCCTAATGAGGTATATGAGCCTTGCTTCGGCGGCTGCGCGGAGGTGTCGTGCGACAACCCGCGTAACCACCTGCGGCCGTGCTACCCGTACTGCGAGCCCGGCTGCGTGTGCCAGGAGCCCTACGTGCGCGACGACCGCACGCACCAGTGCGTGCTACCGCAGGACTGCTCTCCGTGAGTACAGACTACCCACTGCTACCCGTACTGCGAGCCCGGCTGCGTGTGCCAGGAGCCCTACGTGCGCGACGACCGCACGCACCAGTGCGTGCTACCGCAGGACTGCTCTCCGTGAGTACAGACAACCCGCTGCTACCCGTACTGCGAGCCCGGCTGCGTGTGCCAGGAGCCCTACGTGCGCGACGACCGCACGCATCAGTGCGTGCTACCGCAGGACTGCTCTCCGTGAGTACAGACTACCCTCTGCTACCCGTACTGCGAGCCCGGCTGCGTGTGCCAGGAGCCCTACGTGCGCGACGACCGCACGCACCAGTGCGTGCTGCCGCAGGACTGCTCTACGTGAGCACAGACAACTCGTTGATACTCTTTGAAACTACATAGGTACCTTAGCATCTTCCACCCAAATAGTTAAGGGTCATAAAAGTGCGAGGCACGAGTGTCTATAATGCATTCCAAACCGTAGGGTTAGAATAAAATATAACTCGAAGGTAATTCATTGATTAATTAACTTACAGGACTCAAATGGGCATCCCGGTACCAACGAGACGTTCTGAAAAGTACTACACAAACAACAACTACAATATAAAACGACACTATGCGAAAAAAGAAGAAGAGATTCCA
This genomic interval from Cydia splendana chromosome 15, ilCydSple1.2, whole genome shotgun sequence contains the following:
- the LOC134797266 gene encoding uncharacterized protein LOC134797266 → MASGIKTLICFVAVTLLRPGSCRDEDRIMKACFWPNEVYEPCFGGCAEVSCDNPRNHLRPCYPYCEPGCVCQEPYVRDDRTHQCVLPQDCSPTQMGIPVPTRRSEKYYTNNNYNIKRHYAKKEEEIPEVRENEAVSISQSNPHTNKFSSDVSRMGNYFNIVIAPPPIRALQPRKLLQSEAHRAPKRML